One window of the Sphaerochaeta associata genome contains the following:
- a CDS encoding YgeY family selenium metabolism-linked hydrolase, which produces MTIQEQIRAKAAEYRDYTALNLSKMVQTKSYSSQEEDVCRLIVTLCEEAGFDEVRIDGLGSVIGRVGNGPKKLAFDAHIDTVEVGNLKNWDFDPFSGEIKDGKVWGRGSSDQKGGAASMITAGRILKELGYGGEYSVYFTFTVMEEDCDGMCWKYLIEEENFRPDLVVSTEPTSCRLYRGHRGRMEIRAILKGISCHGSAPERGVSAAYKAAKAALAIEQLNKDLQPDAEKFLGKGTITVSQMDVKGPSQCAVADYAMLYLDRRLTWGEDADLAISQVRDYISKATGDDPSAIVVEMPNYEKIGWTKKEYSQELYFPTWKIDADHPLVVAGVAGHEALFGKKPVVDKWTFSTNLVATTGRHKIPAIGFGPGDEAQAHAPNEINRVDDLEICAAFYAMLPYSLEK; this is translated from the coding sequence ATGACAATTCAGGAACAGATCAGGGCAAAAGCTGCCGAGTATCGTGATTACACGGCTCTCAATCTCTCGAAAATGGTACAGACCAAGAGCTATAGCTCCCAGGAAGAGGATGTCTGCCGCCTTATCGTCACCCTCTGTGAAGAAGCTGGGTTTGACGAAGTTCGTATTGATGGACTTGGTTCGGTGATCGGCCGCGTGGGCAACGGTCCGAAGAAACTCGCCTTCGATGCGCATATCGATACCGTTGAAGTCGGCAACCTGAAGAACTGGGATTTCGATCCGTTCAGTGGAGAGATCAAGGACGGAAAGGTGTGGGGACGTGGATCAAGCGATCAGAAGGGTGGTGCAGCTTCCATGATCACCGCCGGACGAATCCTCAAGGAACTCGGCTATGGTGGTGAGTATAGTGTCTATTTCACCTTCACCGTCATGGAAGAGGATTGTGACGGCATGTGCTGGAAGTACCTGATTGAAGAGGAGAACTTCCGCCCCGACTTGGTGGTTTCCACCGAGCCTACCAGCTGCCGCCTCTATCGCGGACACCGCGGTCGTATGGAAATCCGTGCCATCCTCAAGGGCATCTCCTGCCACGGCAGCGCCCCGGAACGCGGAGTCAGCGCAGCCTACAAGGCGGCAAAGGCAGCCTTGGCCATCGAGCAGCTTAACAAGGACCTGCAGCCGGATGCCGAGAAGTTCCTCGGCAAGGGAACCATCACTGTCAGCCAGATGGATGTGAAGGGGCCCAGCCAGTGCGCGGTTGCCGACTATGCCATGCTCTACCTCGACCGTCGTTTGACCTGGGGTGAGGATGCAGATTTGGCCATCAGCCAGGTCCGCGACTATATCAGCAAGGCAACCGGTGACGATCCATCGGCCATCGTCGTTGAGATGCCCAACTATGAGAAGATCGGTTGGACCAAGAAGGAGTACTCCCAGGAGTTGTACTTCCCGACCTGGAAAATCGATGCCGACCATCCGTTGGTAGTCGCCGGCGTGGCAGGACACGAAGCACTGTTCGGCAAGAAACCGGTCGTGGATAAGTGGACCTTCTCGACCAACTTGGTTGCAACCACCGGTCGACATAAGATTCCCGCCATTGGTTTCGGCCCTGGTGATGAGGCCCAGGCTCATGCGCCGAACGAGATCAACCGTGTCGACGACCTGGAGATTTGTGCCGCTTTCTACGCCATGCTTCCTTACTCGTTGGAGAAGTAG
- the ssnA gene encoding putative aminohydrolase SsnA: MATTVITNTTVMQTQSPFTVSEGVDIVIVDDVITKVGKDAALNLKADKVIDGKNKTVIPGNVCSHHHYYSGLSRGMLISAGPQEDFIQVLKEWWWRLDRGLDEEACYYSSLICSIDAIASGTTTCIDHHASPSYIAGSLDTIANGMEEVGVRGSTCYEVTDRNGGMAEVEAGVQENLRFAMAAKNKPLVRGMIGGHAPFTIPDEGLRMMGDAMRESKAGMHLHVAEDKYDVVFSHHKYNMDIIDRLEKFDLLTDNTLLVHGLHLNEREIVKLNEHNCFFAHNGRSNMNNNVGYCKNIQKVKNLVIGTDGCGGNMFEELKLAFFKHKDGGGSWWPSDYVAALNRGNQLVEAYFDGSFGKVEAGYKADLTICDYHAPTPLVAGNAASHFVWGMSSNCVESVMVNGKLVMENRQFPHLDVPRIYAEAAKVAKRVWEKVDKIAP; encoded by the coding sequence TTGGCAACAACGGTAATAACCAATACGACAGTCATGCAGACCCAGAGCCCTTTTACCGTGTCTGAAGGTGTTGATATTGTCATAGTTGACGATGTCATCACCAAGGTGGGTAAGGATGCTGCATTGAATCTGAAGGCTGACAAGGTAATCGACGGGAAGAACAAGACTGTAATCCCAGGCAATGTATGTTCACATCACCACTACTATAGTGGGCTTTCAAGAGGCATGTTGATTTCAGCAGGACCGCAGGAGGATTTCATCCAGGTCCTGAAGGAGTGGTGGTGGCGCCTCGACCGAGGTCTTGATGAGGAAGCTTGCTACTACAGCTCCCTGATCTGCTCCATCGATGCAATCGCAAGCGGGACCACCACCTGCATCGACCACCATGCAAGCCCTTCCTACATCGCAGGCAGTCTTGATACGATTGCCAACGGCATGGAGGAAGTCGGGGTTCGTGGCAGCACTTGTTACGAGGTGACCGATCGCAACGGCGGCATGGCGGAAGTGGAAGCCGGGGTGCAAGAGAACCTCCGATTTGCCATGGCCGCCAAAAACAAGCCGCTTGTACGCGGTATGATCGGCGGTCACGCTCCCTTCACCATTCCCGATGAGGGATTGAGGATGATGGGCGATGCCATGCGCGAATCAAAGGCCGGCATGCATCTGCATGTCGCCGAAGACAAGTACGATGTGGTATTCAGCCATCACAAGTACAATATGGATATCATAGACCGACTTGAAAAGTTCGACCTGCTCACCGACAACACGCTTTTGGTACACGGCCTGCATCTCAACGAGCGAGAGATTGTTAAGCTCAACGAGCACAACTGTTTCTTCGCCCACAACGGTCGCAGCAACATGAACAACAATGTGGGGTACTGCAAGAACATCCAGAAGGTGAAGAACCTGGTCATCGGTACCGATGGCTGCGGCGGCAATATGTTCGAGGAGCTGAAGCTTGCCTTCTTCAAGCACAAGGACGGCGGCGGTTCATGGTGGCCAAGTGATTACGTTGCGGCCCTGAATCGTGGCAACCAATTGGTGGAAGCATATTTTGATGGGAGTTTTGGAAAAGTGGAAGCCGGATACAAGGCCGACCTCACCATCTGCGACTACCATGCTCCCACCCCCTTGGTGGCGGGAAATGCAGCAAGCCATTTTGTGTGGGGAATGAGCAGCAATTGTGTCGAGAGTGTTATGGTGAATGGGAAGCTGGTGATGGAAAACCGTCAGTTTCCGCATCTGGATGTACCGAGAATCTACGCCGAGGCTGCCAAGGTTGCCAAGCGGGTATGGGAAAAAGTGGATAAAATCGCTCCCTGA
- the ygfK gene encoding putative selenate reductase subunit YgfK has translation MGDIMRPVPFSELISRIIGEYRNHHSIFGIAQEQFYQDSGKKSFRVFGQSCTTALGPAAGPHTQLAQNIIASYLVGGRFMELKTVQVMDTLEIDKPCIDARDEAYNVEWSTEFTLPKAWDEYAKAWIILHMLEAAMHKGKFEKPSFIFNMSVGYNLEGIKTAKMQQYIDSMIDAHKDERFNQYLSEMEAMLDEGLFEGTPWEGLEKKLKGLSTKISANISPSTTLSTMHGCPPKEIEAICTYMLTEKKVDTFVKLNPTLLGYDQVRKILDDLGYTYITLTRENFEHDLQYGDAIAMLHRLVDFAKKEGRGFGVKLTNTLGSVNDQGVLPGNEMYMSGRSLLPISTTVATLLSKEFAGKLPISYSGGATAFTVKQLFESGIRPITLATDMLKPGGYTRLTQMVQTLEKSKAWDMAEIDVAKLEKLSTDARRGSFSEIDKEFRGDDTIKIGEKLPMFDCYVAPCQVACPIHQDVPEYVQLVGQGRYGEALALIYDKNALPAITGHICDHQCQLHCTRMDYEGAVKIRDMKRIAVENGFEEFKQLWEGATEKTAVKAAVVGAGPAGLSAAYFLARAGFDTAVFEREESAGGVVRHVIPGFRLPVEAIESDVEFIKAHGVEFNFGVDTQAMTVQALKDQGYSYIFYAIGSEVDNDIPLVGDRSRVRQSLSFLSAFRKDPSSLSLGKNVVVVGGGNTAMDSARAALRIPGVEKVSVIYRRTEAEMPADHEEYGLAKKENIQFIFLANPERFDDNVLTVRKMELGEKDSSGRRRPVATDEVFTIEADTMITAIGEHADTAQLTWYGVPVNEKGWPKADDETKESEVENVYVIGDAQSGPSTVVRCIASARSAVEAAIDKVLGPEEEEEDGCGCGHDHDHDHDHDHDHDHDHDHECTCEDGCDCDDEDDMTDEERVELENDENEFFAEVAGKKSKILVSKQFGDAEFAATEAARCLECSYLCNKCVDVCPNRANVAIDVRNTGVFADPFQILHLDAYCNECGNCETFCPYDGGPYRKKFTLFSLKEDFDNSTNSGFYAEGEDILIRLDGRIFNCSLDGDGILTGDEEGITDEVAALIEEIYTSYSYLLGYVEA, from the coding sequence ATGGGAGATATCATGCGCCCCGTTCCCTTCTCGGAACTTATCAGTCGTATTATCGGTGAGTACCGAAATCATCATTCCATTTTTGGTATTGCACAAGAGCAATTCTATCAGGATTCGGGGAAAAAGAGTTTCAGGGTATTCGGCCAAAGCTGCACCACAGCGCTCGGTCCCGCCGCCGGCCCCCATACCCAGCTTGCCCAGAACATCATCGCCAGCTATCTCGTCGGTGGCCGGTTCATGGAGCTGAAGACCGTTCAGGTCATGGATACCCTGGAGATCGACAAGCCCTGCATCGATGCCCGTGATGAAGCCTACAACGTTGAGTGGTCGACCGAGTTCACCCTCCCCAAGGCTTGGGATGAGTATGCAAAGGCATGGATCATTCTGCATATGCTGGAAGCTGCTATGCATAAGGGCAAGTTCGAAAAGCCCTCGTTCATCTTCAATATGTCCGTCGGTTACAACCTGGAAGGCATAAAGACGGCGAAGATGCAGCAGTACATCGACAGTATGATCGACGCTCATAAGGACGAGCGGTTCAATCAGTATCTCTCTGAAATGGAAGCAATGCTCGATGAAGGCTTGTTCGAAGGCACCCCCTGGGAGGGCTTGGAAAAGAAGCTCAAGGGCCTGAGCACCAAAATCAGTGCCAACATCAGTCCTTCGACAACACTGAGCACCATGCATGGTTGTCCTCCCAAGGAAATCGAGGCCATCTGCACCTACATGCTTACCGAGAAGAAGGTCGACACGTTTGTAAAGCTCAACCCGACGCTTCTCGGCTACGACCAAGTCCGCAAGATTCTTGACGACCTTGGATATACGTACATCACCTTGACGCGGGAGAACTTTGAACACGACCTGCAGTACGGCGATGCAATCGCCATGCTTCATCGGCTTGTCGACTTTGCCAAGAAGGAAGGCCGCGGATTCGGTGTGAAGTTGACCAATACGCTGGGCTCGGTAAACGACCAAGGCGTTCTGCCAGGCAATGAGATGTATATGTCCGGTCGCTCACTTCTCCCAATCTCCACTACGGTGGCGACGCTTTTAAGCAAGGAGTTTGCTGGAAAACTGCCCATCTCCTACAGCGGTGGTGCGACAGCTTTCACCGTAAAGCAGCTCTTTGAGAGCGGCATCAGACCAATCACATTGGCAACAGATATGCTCAAGCCCGGTGGGTACACCCGCCTCACCCAGATGGTGCAGACCCTGGAGAAAAGCAAGGCTTGGGATATGGCCGAAATCGACGTGGCAAAGCTAGAGAAACTGTCGACAGATGCACGCAGAGGCTCTTTCAGCGAAATAGACAAGGAGTTCAGAGGCGACGATACAATCAAGATCGGTGAAAAGCTTCCTATGTTCGACTGTTATGTAGCGCCGTGTCAGGTGGCATGCCCCATTCATCAGGATGTTCCTGAGTATGTTCAGCTGGTCGGCCAAGGCCGCTACGGCGAAGCTCTCGCCCTCATCTATGACAAGAACGCTCTTCCTGCCATAACCGGTCACATCTGCGACCACCAGTGCCAGTTGCATTGCACTCGTATGGATTACGAGGGGGCTGTGAAAATCCGTGATATGAAGCGTATCGCCGTGGAGAATGGATTTGAGGAGTTCAAGCAGCTTTGGGAAGGGGCGACTGAGAAGACAGCGGTCAAGGCCGCGGTTGTCGGTGCCGGTCCTGCAGGGCTCTCGGCTGCCTATTTTCTCGCCCGTGCAGGGTTCGATACAGCGGTCTTCGAACGGGAAGAGAGCGCTGGAGGAGTTGTCAGGCATGTCATCCCCGGTTTCAGGCTTCCTGTCGAGGCCATTGAGAGCGATGTAGAGTTCATCAAGGCCCATGGAGTCGAGTTCAACTTCGGTGTTGACACCCAGGCAATGACTGTCCAGGCCCTCAAGGATCAGGGTTACTCATACATCTTCTATGCCATCGGCAGCGAGGTGGACAACGATATTCCCCTGGTAGGTGACAGAAGCCGGGTGCGACAGTCACTCTCGTTCCTCTCGGCGTTCCGTAAGGATCCCTCCTCCTTGAGTTTGGGTAAAAATGTAGTGGTTGTAGGTGGCGGCAATACCGCCATGGACAGCGCCCGTGCAGCCCTTCGTATTCCAGGAGTTGAGAAGGTTTCGGTAATTTATCGACGAACCGAGGCCGAGATGCCTGCCGACCACGAAGAGTACGGCCTTGCCAAAAAAGAGAACATCCAGTTCATCTTTCTTGCCAATCCCGAACGGTTTGACGACAACGTTCTTACCGTCAGAAAAATGGAACTGGGTGAGAAGGATTCAAGCGGTAGAAGACGCCCGGTGGCGACCGACGAGGTTTTCACCATCGAAGCCGATACCATGATCACTGCAATCGGTGAGCACGCAGATACTGCACAACTCACTTGGTATGGTGTACCGGTGAACGAGAAGGGTTGGCCGAAGGCTGATGATGAGACCAAGGAGTCCGAGGTCGAGAATGTCTATGTCATTGGGGATGCCCAAAGCGGTCCTTCCACGGTTGTACGTTGTATTGCCAGTGCGAGAAGTGCAGTCGAGGCTGCCATCGATAAAGTTCTGGGTCCTGAGGAGGAAGAGGAAGACGGCTGCGGTTGCGGCCACGACCACGACCACGATCACGATCACGATCACGATCACGATCACGATCACGATCACGAGTGCACCTGCGAAGACGGCTGCGATTGTGACGACGAGGACGACATGACAGACGAGGAGCGTGTTGAATTGGAGAACGATGAGAACGAGTTCTTCGCCGAGGTCGCCGGCAAGAAGAGCAAGATCCTTGTTTCCAAGCAGTTCGGAGACGCCGAGTTCGCCGCCACCGAGGCTGCTCGATGCCTTGAATGCTCATATCTGTGCAACAAGTGTGTCGATGTCTGTCCGAACCGAGCAAACGTCGCCATTGATGTCCGGAATACAGGCGTATTTGCCGACCCGTTCCAGATTCTTCACCTCGACGCCTACTGCAATGAGTGCGGAAACTGTGAAACATTCTGCCCTTATGACGGCGGCCCGTATCGCAAGAAGTTCACACTCTTCAGCCTGAAAGAAGACTTCGATAATTCAACGAACAGCGGTTTCTATGCCGAGGGTGAGGATATTCTCATCCGTCTCGATGGCAGGATCTTCAACTGCTCTTTGGACGGGGATGGAATTCTGACAGGCGATGAGGAAGGCATCACTGATGAGGTGGCCGCCCTGATCGAAGAAATCTATACTTCCTACAGCTACCTGCTCGGGTATGTGGAAGCATAA
- a CDS encoding pyridoxal-phosphate dependent enzyme, whose translation MLINLNVNEEVRAKNIKRCKEKGIVLPTFKQMVDPSTVPEDIKAKLAHVGLWDLDNSNLFRITWKNEPTKTGGTFGGVNYIEVPHELTGVKARILALVGKWFPTGAHKVGATYGCLAPALVSGNFDSVNQQAVWPSTGNYCRGGAYNSALLGCQSIAILPEEMSQERFTWLKTVAGEIIATPGCESNVKEIFDKCHELDAERGAHIVIFNQFEEFGNYLWHYTVTGGSILEVLEKDEEVAAENVRGFVSATGSGGTLAAGDAMKDKYPHLKIAASEAVQCPTLLRNGFGGHRIEGIGDKHVPWVHNVKNTDMVIAVDDQDCMDVYRLFNEPAGIEYLKKMGVSEEDIQNLPLYGISGIGNVLAAIKMAKYYEMEADDVIFTVLTDSSEMYTSRLAEQNEIQGAFDEYAAVRALAGCLHHQSIDGALELTYYERLRVHNLKYYTWVEQQGKTYEEINAQWYDKNYWKQIPAYAEQIDAMIEAFNKEVLAK comes from the coding sequence ATGCTGATCAATTTGAATGTCAATGAAGAAGTACGGGCAAAGAACATCAAACGCTGCAAGGAAAAGGGCATTGTGCTCCCTACATTCAAGCAGATGGTGGACCCTTCTACCGTACCTGAGGATATCAAGGCAAAGCTTGCCCATGTTGGATTGTGGGATTTGGATAACTCCAACCTCTTCAGAATCACTTGGAAAAACGAGCCCACCAAGACCGGCGGAACCTTCGGTGGTGTAAACTATATTGAAGTTCCTCATGAACTTACCGGCGTCAAGGCACGCATCCTAGCCCTTGTCGGCAAATGGTTTCCCACCGGTGCACACAAGGTCGGAGCTACCTATGGGTGTCTCGCTCCGGCTTTGGTCAGCGGAAACTTCGACTCGGTGAACCAACAGGCTGTATGGCCGTCCACCGGCAACTACTGCCGCGGCGGAGCCTACAACAGTGCACTGCTGGGCTGTCAGTCCATCGCAATTCTTCCTGAAGAGATGAGCCAGGAACGTTTCACCTGGCTGAAGACTGTTGCCGGCGAAATCATCGCAACTCCTGGTTGCGAGTCCAACGTCAAGGAAATCTTCGACAAGTGCCATGAGCTCGATGCAGAACGCGGGGCACACATTGTCATCTTCAATCAGTTCGAGGAGTTCGGTAATTACCTGTGGCACTATACGGTGACAGGAGGATCGATTCTCGAGGTACTGGAGAAAGATGAAGAGGTCGCAGCAGAGAATGTCCGAGGTTTTGTCTCTGCAACCGGCTCAGGCGGCACCCTCGCAGCCGGCGATGCGATGAAGGATAAGTATCCCCACCTCAAGATTGCAGCCAGCGAAGCTGTCCAGTGCCCCACCCTGCTGCGCAACGGTTTCGGCGGCCATAGAATCGAGGGCATCGGCGACAAGCATGTGCCTTGGGTTCACAATGTGAAGAACACCGACATGGTCATTGCCGTCGACGATCAGGACTGTATGGATGTATACCGCCTCTTCAACGAGCCGGCCGGCATCGAGTACTTGAAAAAGATGGGTGTGAGTGAAGAGGACATCCAGAATCTTCCCTTGTACGGCATCAGTGGCATCGGCAACGTGCTGGCCGCCATCAAGATGGCCAAGTACTATGAAATGGAAGCCGACGATGTAATCTTCACTGTTTTGACCGACAGTTCGGAGATGTACACCTCACGCCTTGCAGAGCAGAATGAGATTCAAGGCGCTTTTGACGAGTATGCTGCAGTGCGTGCCCTTGCCGGCTGCCTGCATCACCAGTCGATCGATGGAGCTCTTGAGCTTACCTATTACGAAAGACTTCGCGTACACAACCTCAAGTACTACACCTGGGTCGAGCAACAGGGCAAGACGTACGAGGAGATCAATGCCCAGTGGTACGACAAGAACTATTGGAAGCAGATTCCTGCCTACGCCGAGCAGATTGATGCTATGATTGAGGCATTCAACAAGGAAGTACTGGCAAAATAA
- a CDS encoding threonine synthase, whose product MRFTYECCDCHAVYETDEVFYQCPKCAGENDGKSFPKGNVIVKLNDEDLKELSKQSHVNMYDFFPYPVPTPEVYPVGGTPLARPLRLGAQYGLTNVSCKLDSSLPSGSFKDRASQLIAAQAIAHKQNKIALASTGNAGAAMSCAGAAYGLQIILFVPATAPINKLMQSVLYGATVVPVKGSYDDAFALSIAYTKKFGGINRNTAYNPMTIEGKKSISIELFEQMGRTVPDVVYVSVGDGCIYAGVYKGFYDLKQAGLIKKIPHIVCAQSKQSNAISRAWRTGDFSNLEKATTRADSISVESPANGRMAVRYINESDGWATEVDDKQILAAQLELAKEAGIFVEPAAACAWAALTADSGMLIERFGSDVHVCTLLTGSGFKDMAVFQGTVSIPEAIENSVEAVEKRFG is encoded by the coding sequence ATGCGTTTTACCTACGAATGTTGTGATTGTCACGCTGTCTACGAAACCGATGAAGTTTTCTACCAGTGTCCGAAATGTGCTGGAGAAAATGACGGGAAATCCTTTCCAAAGGGCAATGTGATCGTCAAGCTCAACGACGAGGACCTGAAGGAATTGAGCAAACAGAGTCATGTGAACATGTATGATTTCTTTCCCTACCCTGTCCCTACGCCGGAAGTCTATCCGGTCGGCGGCACCCCGTTGGCCAGACCGCTTCGCCTGGGTGCACAATACGGACTCACCAATGTAAGCTGCAAGCTTGACAGCTCCTTGCCTTCCGGTTCCTTCAAGGACAGGGCCAGCCAGCTGATAGCCGCCCAGGCCATTGCCCACAAGCAGAACAAGATTGCGCTGGCATCAACGGGCAATGCAGGGGCTGCGATGAGTTGTGCAGGGGCTGCCTACGGCCTTCAGATCATTCTGTTTGTTCCCGCAACCGCCCCGATCAACAAACTGATGCAGAGCGTGCTGTATGGTGCTACCGTGGTTCCGGTAAAAGGATCGTATGATGACGCCTTTGCACTGTCCATTGCTTATACCAAGAAGTTCGGGGGAATCAACCGCAATACGGCGTACAACCCGATGACCATCGAGGGAAAGAAGAGCATCTCCATCGAGTTGTTTGAACAGATGGGACGCACGGTGCCTGATGTCGTCTATGTTTCCGTTGGGGATGGCTGCATCTATGCAGGTGTTTACAAAGGATTCTACGACTTGAAACAAGCCGGGCTCATCAAGAAAATCCCGCACATAGTATGTGCACAGAGCAAACAAAGCAATGCCATCAGCAGGGCATGGAGAACCGGTGACTTCTCCAACCTGGAAAAGGCCACCACCCGTGCCGACTCGATCAGCGTTGAAAGCCCGGCCAATGGTCGAATGGCGGTGCGCTACATCAATGAGAGCGATGGTTGGGCGACCGAGGTGGACGACAAGCAGATTCTTGCCGCCCAGCTTGAGCTTGCCAAGGAAGCGGGCATTTTTGTTGAGCCGGCGGCAGCATGCGCATGGGCGGCCTTGACAGCAGACAGCGGGATGCTCATCGAACGCTTCGGCTCCGATGTACATGTTTGCACCTTGCTCACCGGCAGCGGTTTCAAGGATATGGCTGTTTTCCAAGGCACGGTTTCCATTCCCGAGGCGATTGAGAACAGTGTTGAAGCTGTAGAAAAGCGATTCGGGTAA
- a CDS encoding transposase: protein MKSIAEILGGCQMVFGISFDIQEVFEGYVTAEHRTFIQMLQVIEEFMPACERKESLLGRKGYDETAMIRSALAKQFFKIPTVTSLRNRLLSDPSLRQVCGFTSVPSEATFSRKFASHARQRLMEKALGPLVSSYLDGRIVGHVSRDSTAIEAREKAVNKKKEVIPRGKPGRPRKGSESKTKKQNVLQKQLGQTAEQAVEELNSQCSWGCKRNSQGNRNYWKGYKLHLDVTDSGIPVSTIVTGANVHDSQAAIPLERMTGQRIKHLYSLMDSAYDAKPIKDFIIGNGRMPIIDPNKRRKQQRVLSPSEKQRFRIRSTVERSNSHLKDWLIPPKIMVRGTEKVSHCLMTGVLCLAAIKILQYCILPGIQKTA, encoded by the coding sequence ATGAAAAGCATAGCAGAAATCCTCGGCGGTTGCCAGATGGTATTCGGTATTTCTTTCGACATCCAAGAGGTTTTCGAAGGGTATGTGACCGCCGAACACCGTACGTTCATCCAGATGCTGCAGGTGATAGAGGAATTTATGCCTGCATGCGAACGCAAGGAAAGCCTGCTCGGACGCAAGGGCTATGATGAGACGGCGATGATCCGTTCAGCCTTGGCCAAACAGTTTTTCAAGATTCCCACCGTCACCTCGCTTCGCAACCGCCTGCTCAGCGATCCGTCGCTGCGGCAGGTCTGCGGGTTCACCTCCGTACCCAGCGAGGCCACCTTCAGCAGGAAATTTGCATCCCATGCACGCCAAAGACTCATGGAGAAGGCGCTGGGCCCCTTGGTAAGCTCCTATCTGGACGGCCGCATCGTGGGTCATGTCAGCCGGGACTCCACGGCCATCGAGGCGCGCGAGAAGGCCGTGAACAAGAAGAAGGAAGTGATCCCGAGGGGGAAACCCGGCAGGCCCAGGAAAGGCTCTGAGTCGAAAACCAAGAAGCAAAACGTTCTGCAGAAGCAACTTGGCCAGACTGCCGAACAGGCAGTCGAGGAATTGAACTCCCAGTGCAGCTGGGGATGCAAGCGCAACAGCCAGGGCAACCGCAACTATTGGAAGGGCTACAAGCTTCACCTGGATGTCACCGACAGCGGCATTCCCGTCAGCACCATCGTCACGGGTGCCAACGTACATGACAGCCAAGCGGCGATTCCCTTGGAGCGGATGACCGGGCAGCGGATCAAACACCTGTACTCGCTGATGGACAGCGCCTACGATGCAAAGCCCATCAAGGACTTCATCATCGGAAACGGCAGGATGCCCATCATCGACCCGAACAAGCGGCGCAAGCAGCAACGGGTCCTCTCCCCCTCTGAAAAGCAGCGGTTCAGGATCCGTTCGACCGTCGAACGATCCAACTCCCACCTCAAGGATTGGCTTATTCCGCCGAAGATCATGGTCAGGGGGACGGAGAAGGTCTCCCACTGCCTGATGACCGGCGTGCTGTGCCTTGCTGCAATCAAGATACTGCAGTATTGCATCCTGCCGGGCATCCAGAAAACTGCGTAA
- a CDS encoding SDR family NAD(P)-dependent oxidoreductase: MSNPYWKQYQWSNISAMLRNNKAIPKQESKDFEGKLVVITGATSGIGYETARLYASHGAALLLINRSKEKSEKLKAELEQEFKGVYSYFIADFSKLSDIHAAADHLASLEQDITVLIHNAGVYNTHKRFTGDGIEEVFQVNYLAPFIITYKLQDKLMGQHHARILYVNSEGHRFALAGLKLDDLRWDKQHYTGLKSYGSAKTAQLLSLFPFSRNFAGSNVTINAMHPGDVLTNMGENNGRLYKFFKHRVINPSSRSPLLSAQALYYLGVSEEVEGLTGKFFNFTTLEIPAPHALDQTIAEKLWQKSLELGRLSE; encoded by the coding sequence ATGAGTAATCCCTATTGGAAACAGTATCAATGGTCGAACATCAGTGCCATGCTGAGGAACAACAAAGCCATACCCAAGCAGGAATCAAAGGATTTTGAGGGCAAATTGGTGGTCATAACCGGAGCTACTTCGGGAATCGGGTATGAGACAGCCAGACTCTATGCAAGTCATGGTGCAGCTCTTCTGTTGATCAACCGGAGCAAGGAGAAGTCGGAGAAGCTGAAGGCAGAGCTCGAGCAAGAATTCAAGGGTGTTTACTCTTATTTCATTGCCGATTTCTCCAAGTTGAGTGATATCCATGCCGCAGCCGATCATCTGGCTTCCCTTGAACAGGACATCACTGTGTTGATCCACAATGCAGGGGTGTACAATACGCACAAGCGTTTTACAGGCGACGGCATCGAGGAAGTGTTCCAAGTGAACTACCTCGCCCCGTTCATCATCACCTACAAGCTGCAGGACAAGCTGATGGGACAGCACCATGCGAGGATTCTCTATGTGAACTCTGAAGGCCACCGCTTTGCACTCGCAGGCCTCAAACTTGACGACCTTCGCTGGGATAAGCAGCATTACACAGGGCTTAAAAGCTACGGCTCGGCCAAGACAGCCCAGTTGCTCTCACTGTTTCCCTTCAGCCGAAATTTTGCCGGTAGCAATGTCACCATCAATGCCATGCATCCCGGCGATGTCCTGACCAACATGGGGGAGAACAACGGGCGGTTGTACAAGTTCTTCAAGCACCGCGTTATCAACCCCTCATCCCGATCTCCGCTTCTGTCGGCCCAGGCGCTCTACTATCTGGGGGTATCGGAAGAGGTGGAGGGGTTGACCGGGAAGTTTTTCAATTTCACTACGCTGGAAATACCTGCACCGCATGCGCTTGACCAAACCATAGCAGAGAAGCTGTGGCAAAAAAGCTTGGAATTGGGGCGCCTCTCAGAATGA